One window of the Hippoglossus hippoglossus isolate fHipHip1 chromosome 9, fHipHip1.pri, whole genome shotgun sequence genome contains the following:
- the arrdc3a gene encoding arrestin domain-containing protein 3a isoform X2 — translation MVYMCLEYCPPCFSDDDNSEEGLTTIPSGRHEYAFSLELPQTPLATSFEGKHGSVRYWVKAELHRPWLLPMKTKKEFTVFEHIDINTPLLLSPQAGTKDKTLCCWFCTSGPISLSAKIERKGYTPGESIQIFAEIENCSSRMVVPKAAIYQTQTFYAKGKMKEVKQLVANLRGESLSSGKTETWSGKMLKIPPVSPSILDCSIIRVEYSLMVYVDIPGAINLSLNLPLVIGTIPLHSFGSRTSSVSSQCSMSWLGMGLPERPEAPPSYAEIVTEEQRQSSLDVPAAREELDGPLFAYIHEFRFQPPPLYSEIDPNPDHVSRTEERRLDACPSR, via the exons ATGGTATACATGTGTTTGGAATATTGTCCTCCTTGTTTTTCAGACGATGACAACTCGGAGGAAGGGCTCACCACTATCCCTTCAGGAAGACATGAGTATGCATTCAGCCTCGAGCTTCCACAGAC accTCTGGCTACCTCTTTCGAAGGGAAGCACGGCAGCGTGCGCTACTGGGTAAAGGCAGAACTTCACAGACCGTGGCTCCTGCCCATGAAGACCAAGAAGGAATTTACGGTCTTTGAGCACATTGACATCAACACTCCACTATTGCTG tcaCCACAGGCCGGCACAAAAGACAAGACGCTTTGCTGCTGGTTCTGCACCTCAGGTCCTATTTCCCTAAGTGCCAAAATTGAAAGGAAGGGATACACCCCAG GAGAGTCGATCCAGATCTTTGCCGAGATCGAGAACTGTTCGTCCCGCATGGTGGTGCCAAAGGCAGCCATCTACCAGACCCAGACCTTCTATGCCAAAGGGAAGATGAAGGAGGTCAAGCAGCTGGTGGCCAACCTGCGGGGAGAGTCTTTGTCCTCGGGCAAAACAGAGACCTGGAGCGGCAAGATGCTGAAGATCCCACCTGTGTCGCCCTCCATCCTGGACTGCAGCATCATCAGAGTGGAGTACTCGCTCATG GTATATGTGGACATACCCGGAGCGATCAACCTGTCCCTGAACCTGCCCCTGGTCATCGGAACCATCCCTCTCCACTCCTTCGGTTCCCGCACTTCCAGTGTGAGCAGCCAGTGCAGCATGAGCTGGCTGGGCATGGGCCTGCCCGAGAGACCAGAAG ctcctcctAGCTATGCAGAAATTGTGACAGaagagcagaggcagagcagtCTAGACGTCCCAGCAGCCCGTGAGGAGCTGGATGGACCTCTCTTCGCCTATATCCACGAGTTCCGCTtccaacctcctcctctgtactCTGAG ATCGATCCAAACCCAGATCACGTCAGCCGCACGGAGGAGCGCAGGCTCGACGCTTGTCCATCACGCTGA